The Geothrix oryzae DNA window TGAAGGGGTCGGTGTTCGGGAAGGTGAAGTAGGCCGCTCCCATCCCAGGCATCAAGGAGCTCCACGAAGGACACGGAATAAGATGGAAGGTCACGAAGAGAGCATCAGTGGACAGCACGCTCCATCTCTGAGCCGGGGCGGCTCTTCGTGCCCTTTGGAGTCCTTCGTGACCTTCGTGGCGGTCTTTTCTGGGAGGGCCGGAGCATGACCTCCTGGCGCCCCCCCGATGACGCCCCCCCGATCCCCTGGCCCCGGATTGCGGAGAGCCTCCGCCGGCCTCAGCTCGGCCCGAATCCCCACAAGCTCAGCGCCCGCTTTCCCGAGGACCCCCGCCGGGCGGCGGTGGGCGTGATCCTCTGGGGCGATGCGGCCGGCGCCCGCAAGATCGTGCTGGCCCAGCGCGGCTTCGGGGCCCCCCACCACCCCGGCGAGATCGCCTTCCCCGGCGGCATGGTGGAACCCCGGGACCGCGACCTGCCCGCCACGGCCCGCCGCGAGGTGGCGGAAGAGATCGGCCTGACCGAGGGGCTGTGGGAGCTGGGCTGCTTCCCCGATGGCGTGGCCAAGGCCCGGGTGCGCTTCACGCCCGTGTTCTTCCGGTGGGAGCAGCCGGAGCCCCGGTTCCAGCGCCTCGACCGGGAGCTGGAGCAGGTCCTCATGCTGCCCCTGGTCCCGCTCCTGAAGGCCCCCTGGACCATCGAGCGCCTGGAGCGCCATGGCCTGGCCATCGATGTGCCGCGGCTTGAGCTGCCCCAGGCTCCGCTGTGGGGAGCCACGGCCTTCATCCTGAAAGCCTGGTTGGATGTCCTGGACGCCTGCCCCTGAGGCGGCGGCCGGAAGCCGCCACCTCTGAGCCCAAGGGTTCCGCCCTACTTCACATTCACGGCCAGCCAGGCCTGGTTCACGGTCGCGTATTCCGCGGAACTGGCGCCGAAGAGATCCGCGGCGGCGTTCAGCGTCGCGACGCGGGCCCCGGCGTAGTCCGTGCGCTTGGTCATGTAGGCCGTGAGGGCCCGGTACCAGATGCGGCCGGCGCGGTCGTTGCCAATGCCCGTGATGCTGGTGACGCCGTTGGCCATGGGCGAGGCGACCCCATCGCTGAGGGGGTCCACCTGGCTGCCGTGGGCCAGCAGGAAGAAGAAGTGGTTGGCCACCCCCGAGCTGTAGTGCACATCCAGGCGCCCGAGCCGGGAGTCATAGAAGTCCGGGCTGCGGCCGTCGAGGCTGGGCTGGTACATCCAACGCAGGGCGTTGTTCGGGTAGGCGTGGCCCCAGCTGTTTTCGAACAGCCGGTAGTTCGCCGTGACGGGGCCGGGACCGGCGGTGCTGGGGATGACGCTGCCGGTGCCCCCATTCAGGGTGTAGAACTCCACCAGGGTGCCGAGGATGTCGGAGTTGGCCTCGTTGAGGCCGCCCGATTCCTTGCGGTAGACCAGGTTGGCCGTGGCGGCGCAGACGCCGTGGCTCATCTCGTGGCCCGCGGTGTCCAGGTCCGCCTCGCCCACGGAGCCGCCCACCTGGCCGTCCCCGTAGGTCATGCAGAAGCAGCTGTCGGACCAGAACGCGTTGTCGTACTGGCTGCTGTAGTGCATCCGGCTGTAGGTGGCCTTGCCCGCATCATCGATGCCGTTCCGGCCGAAGGCATTCAGGTAGAAGTCCCAGGTGGCCTGCATCCCGCGGTGCCCGTCCACGCCGGCGGTCTGGGCGTTGGCGCCGGTGCCGGCCACGCCGTCGTACTGGAGCCCATCTCCCCAGACATCGTCGCCGTCGGTGAAGATCGCGCCGGTCCCCGTGGTCTTGTTCAGCAGGTTGGTGGTCACATTGTTCCCGAAAGTGCCGCCGCTGCCCCGGGTCGTGTCCCGCAGCTCGTAGCCGGAGCCCGTGCTGTTGGTGCTGAGGGAGACCTGGCCGTACCACTGGGACTGGCCGGTGCCGGTGGTGCCCGCCGTCCGCAGCGTGTCCCAGGACTCGAGGACCGCGCCCGTGTGGGCGTCCACCAGGAAGTCCGTATGTTTCGTCTCCTGGGCGCCGTTCTCGAGTTCCGTATGGACATGGTAGGCCAGGGTCTGGCGGGTGGCGGCCCGGCCCTGTCCCCCGGTGTCGATACCGGCGATCACGAGTTCCACCGTGGGTTCGTGCGCGTAGCTGCCCCGCGGGGCCAGGGCGGCGTGGGCCGAGGCCAGGGCCTCGGACCGCCCCAGGGCCGGCTCCACGCTGAGGCCCAGCCCGCGCACCAGGTCGTCGGTGACCGCGCGCACCCGGCCGTTCCGGAAGTGGAGGATGGCCTCCCCCTCGAACACCGGAACGCCCCGGTGGGTCTGGTGGAGCCGCACATGGTCTTCGCCGAGGGCATCGGCCACATGGTTCTTGAAGGTGAACCCGGCCTGGGGGCCGAGGCCCATCTGGAACGCTCGTGCGGCCAGGTGGCCCCGCGCCTCCCGGAAGAGGGCCTCACTGCGGACCTGATCCGGCGGAGCCGCCAGCAGGACCATGGGAAGGAGGGCGGAGAGAAGGGCAGGAGCGAAAAGGGAAGCCGCCACGCGCACAAGACACCTCCGGAGCAAGTGGGATGGGGAAACAGGAACCGACGGATCTCGAAACAACCGCCGTGGGCATGAACAGGGGGGGATCGGGTCCAGCCTAGGGCCCCGATCCTACTCCGCGCGGTTAAGAGATGTTAATTTTTCGGCTTTCGAAATATGAAATTGCGTTCATTCCCCATTTCTTCCCACGCCCCCCTCCCGCCCATGAAAACGGCTCCCGAAGGAGCCGCGGATCGGAGCTGAAGGATGAAGACCTACTTCTTCTTCTCCGCCTTCACGGAGCCATCCTTCTCCAGGTACTTGTCGGGATCCTTCTGGAGCGAGGCCCCGCAGGACTTGCTGCATACGCGGTAGGCCTGGCCCCGCACGGTGAAGGTGGCGGACTTGGCGTCCACCGTCATCTTGCAGACAGGATCCTTGGTGTTGGTGGCCGGCTTGACCTTCTCGGCAGCGGGAGCGGCCAGGACGGCCAGGGTGAGCAGGGCGGTGTGCAGCATGGAGACTCCAGGAAGAAGGTTGGACGCGCTCCGGGTCACCAGAGCGGTTTCGGGAACTGGGGCGCCTGGGGGTTCCCCAGGTCGGGACGCCCCGGGGAAGATGCCAGGTCGAAGAAGACCGGCGCGCCGAGCGACCGGATCCGCTCCCGCTCCGCGGAATTCCACCAGGGCAGCGGCTTCGTGGTGGCGGCCTCCACGCGGAGCGGCTGGGCCACGGCGGGCAGGCGGGGCGGAGCCAGCGTAGGACCAAGCCCCCACCCTGCGGCGAATAGGACGAGCACGGCTGCTTTCATGGGCCACCCCGGATCGATGCCCCAGCATACCCCTTCCCCGGACGCAGCGGCGGCTCCCGGAGGAGCCGCCGTTCAGGGGGGAGCCCGGAGGGTCCCTACTTCTTCTTCGCGTTCTTCGGCGTGCCGTCCTTCTCCAGGTACTTGTCCGGGTCCTTGAGCAGCTTGGTGTCGCAGCCGGCGCAGCAGAGGCGGTACTCGCGACCGCGGACGGCCACGGTCTTGGACTTCTCCGCCACTTTGCCGCCCAGCACGGGGCAGGTGGCGTTGGTGGCGGGGGCCGGCTTGTCGCCGGGCGCCGCCAGCAGAGCGAGGGTCAGCAGGGGGGTGAGCATGGGGACTCCTTGGAGGTCCGGGTTGGCCGAGATCAGATCGGCTCAGGTCAAGAGGGGTGAAGGGTGAAGGGCGAGCAGGGCTGCGGGCCCGCTCCCATCTGCACCCGCCGTCCGGCGAAGGCGCG harbors:
- a CDS encoding NUDIX domain-containing protein, producing MTSWRPPDDAPPIPWPRIAESLRRPQLGPNPHKLSARFPEDPRRAAVGVILWGDAAGARKIVLAQRGFGAPHHPGEIAFPGGMVEPRDRDLPATARREVAEEIGLTEGLWELGCFPDGVAKARVRFTPVFFRWEQPEPRFQRLDRELEQVLMLPLVPLLKAPWTIERLERHGLAIDVPRLELPQAPLWGATAFILKAWLDVLDACP
- a CDS encoding M4 family metallopeptidase gives rise to the protein MAASLFAPALLSALLPMVLLAAPPDQVRSEALFREARGHLAARAFQMGLGPQAGFTFKNHVADALGEDHVRLHQTHRGVPVFEGEAILHFRNGRVRAVTDDLVRGLGLSVEPALGRSEALASAHAALAPRGSYAHEPTVELVIAGIDTGGQGRAATRQTLAYHVHTELENGAQETKHTDFLVDAHTGAVLESWDTLRTAGTTGTGQSQWYGQVSLSTNSTGSGYELRDTTRGSGGTFGNNVTTNLLNKTTGTGAIFTDGDDVWGDGLQYDGVAGTGANAQTAGVDGHRGMQATWDFYLNAFGRNGIDDAGKATYSRMHYSSQYDNAFWSDSCFCMTYGDGQVGGSVGEADLDTAGHEMSHGVCAATANLVYRKESGGLNEANSDILGTLVEFYTLNGGTGSVIPSTAGPGPVTANYRLFENSWGHAYPNNALRWMYQPSLDGRSPDFYDSRLGRLDVHYSSGVANHFFFLLAHGSQVDPLSDGVASPMANGVTSITGIGNDRAGRIWYRALTAYMTKRTDYAGARVATLNAAADLFGASSAEYATVNQAWLAVNVK